Genomic window (Nitrospirota bacterium):
CGCATCTGAATGTGAGCATCAAGACCGTTGAAACGCACAGGACAAACATCATGACAAAGCTCGATATACACAGTATTGCAGAACTCACCAAATATGCGATCCGTGAAGGCCTGACCTCGCTTTAGTCCCTTCGTACCGATTCCTCAGGGCAGCACGGCTCATAGCAGCATACACCCTTGCCCGCTTTTTCAGGTCGTTACCGGCAGTAGGGTTTCCCCTACCCTAAAATCAGGGTTTTCCCGATTGTTATAACTATCTGCCGCAGCAATAATAAACCGCAACCACGAAAATCTTCGAGAAATTAAAACGGGAAGGAGCGAAATGACCACTATGACAGCAAAAGAGAGAGTAATGAAATTCCTCAATGGGGAGAAGGTAGACCGACCCCCGATATTCAGCGGCATGGGCAATGTGATCAAGCCTGTCCTTGACAAGAACAACATTGTCTTTTCAAGAGTGCACCGTGACCCTGAACTTATGGCTAAGGCAGCCGCAGGCATGTATCGGGAGTTCGGCTACGAATGTGCGGTCGTTCCTTTTGATCTTGGCGTCGAGGCAGAAGCTCTCGGCGCGAAGATGAACTACTATGACGAGGTCGAAGGCCTTCTCTACCCGACCGTAAAAGAGAAGTCGGTCGTGACCGTGGAAGATATCAAGATCCCGGCTGACCTGAAGAATGCCGGCAGGATCCCGGTCATTACCGGCGCGATCAAGGCCCTTCGCAGGGAGTTAGGCAATGATGTTGCCATCGGGACCTACGTGCTTGGCCCGTTCACTCTTGCGGGACAGGTTAAGGAACTCGACCAGCTTTTTGAGGATTCGTTCCTTGAGCCGGAGAAGACCGGCAAACTGCTTGAGAAGCTTTCGGAAGTCGTCATACAGGTCTTTAAGATCTACCAGGAGGCAGGCGCTGATTATTTTACCCTGAGAGAGATGGGGGGGACATCAGACGTTATGAGCCCCAAGAGCTTCAAGAGCCTTATCAAGCCCCACCTGGTCAGGATCCTTTCGGAAATGCCGAGGCCCAGTATCCTCCATATCTGCGGCGACACCAATGCGATCATCACCGATATGGCCGAGTGTGGTGCTGATGCGGTCAGTGTTGATCAGAAGAACCGCATTGCGGAGACACGGCAGAAACTCGGCGACAAGGCGATCATACTCGGCAATTTCGACCCCATCAAGGTCCTCCATAAAGGTGCTGCGAGTGACGTCGGCCCGGCAGTGCTCGATGCGCTCAAAAACGGTGCAAGTGCCGTATGGCCTGGCTGCGACCTCTGGCCTGAGGTCCCGCAGGAAAATATGGATGCATTAATGAAGGCGCTGAAAAACGTGCAGAAATAAGGCGGGAACGGCCGAAGTCATGAAGATCATTCAAATTGCAGGATATCTCGGCTCCGGGAAGACCACCCTCATCATTGCGCTGAGCAGGAAGGTGGCTGAGGCCGGCATGAAGGTTGCAATCCTGGTTAATGACGTAGGAGCTGTGCCGGTTGACGGAAGGGTAATAGAAGAATACGGCCTGACGGTAAAAGACATCGGCGGCGGATGCATCTGCTGCCAGGTGGCCGGGACCATGATCAGGACGCTTGAGACGCTTGCCAAAGGGCCAAACCCGGACATAGTTATCATCGAGCCGACGGGCATTGCAGTGCCTGAGTCGATCCGCCAGACCGTGATGCTGAATGCGGAAAAAACCGGCGCAGTGTCAGGGCCTGCGATCGTTCTTTTCGATACCACGCGCACTGAAAAGCTCCTCACGTACGACACCCTGAAGCGTCTGGTAACAACCCAGATAAGGGATGCAGATATTGTCGCCCTGAGCAAGATCGACCTGTCTTCGTCCGATGCGGCAGCTCATGCGGAAAAGGCTGTCCGTGAGCTGAATCAGACCGCAGAGGTCATCCGGCTTTCGACCGTGACAGGGGAAGGGCTCTCTGTCCTGGCTGACCGGATACGGGGAGTAAGGGTGCAGGCATGACCGGATTTATGGAGTTGAACAGCAGCAGAAATCCCGTGCATGACGACATCAACAGCCATGGCATGCGCTGTCTGGTGACCGCTGCCGGATCGGTCAGCGCAGTTGACCTGAGGCGATTCGCTGCAGAGTTGATGGCCGCAATCGCATCAGCATGCGTCACTGCCGGAGCAAAGGACGTGAGCCATGTGAAGGCGTTCATCGAATATGGAGCAGGGTTTCTTCATGCCGATATTGTCGGAGATCAGGGCGACGTAAAAGTCGAAGGAAGGGACGGCGAACCAACAGAGAGATTCAGCCTTGTGGTGAATTCGGTCATCTACGGATTAAGCGCCAATGCCGTGAAAGACGTCACGGAATCGACGATCAATACAACAGTCGGCAAGTTCGGGTTCGTGAGAACTTCTGCAGAGAAGTGACCGCACAAGAGAAAGAAGGAGAAGAAAATATCATGAAAGAGACGATGATAAAACCGGCCCATGAAGCGAATATGCAGGATTACCGGATCGAAAGCGAGCCTTTTTATCTGCCGATTCAGGATGAAGTAGAACTGTTCTGAATAGCGTATGAGAACAGGCTTCCGCTCATGCTCAAGGGGCCTACCGGCTGTGGAAAGACACGATTTCTCTCGTACATGGCATACAAAACCGGACTTCCGCTCATTACCATTGCCTGTCACGAAGACCTCACTGCCAGTGATCTTGTCGGCCGGTATCTCCTCGACGGCGGCACCACTCGCTGGCAGGATGGACCCTTAAGCCTTGCGGTTCGTCACGGCGGGATCTGTTACCTTGACGAGGTGGTAGAGGCAAGGAAAGATACGACGGTCGTGATCCATCCTCTTACGGACGACCGGCGGGTCCTGCCTCTCGAAAAGAGGGGCCAGATCCTCGAAGCCTCTGATACCTTCATGCTGGTCATCTCCTATAATCCAGGGTACCAGACTGTTCTCAAAGACCTCAAGCAGAGTACAAAACAGCGCTTTATCACTCTTGACTTTGACTATCCTTCGGCGACATTGGAAGAGGAGATCATTGTGCATGAGAGCGGGGTGGACCGCAAGACCGCAGCAGATCTCAGGAAGATAGCAGAGAAGATCAGGGGGCTGAAAGACCGGGGGCTTGATGAAGGGGTGAGCACGAGACTGCTTATTTATGCAGGTGTGCTGATCAAACGGGGCGTTGAGCCGAGGCGTGCCTGTGAGGTCGCCATGATAAAGCCTATTACGGATGATTTCGAGATCCAGAAGATCCTGCAGGAACTTGTTGCCGCGGTGCACTGATGACGGTTCTCTCTGAAAGACAGACCGTTCAGGAGATAGCGGCGTCAGTCGCGGAAAAGCTCGGCAGCGCTGAGCCTGTTTCCGAAGCGGTCAGCAGTCTCGCCGGTATTCTGGATGAGGAAGGGATGAAGCACTATCTCCTGATTGTGGATTCCTTCAGCTCGCTCGACCGGTCGCTGGCGTCTTTTTTCCTGAGCTCCGGCAGGACTATGCTGGAACCGCTCAGTGATCAGGAAGCAAGGAAAGATGTTCTTGCCCTGCTGCTTCAGATGGGACGGTCAAAATGGAGCGTTGTACAAGCGGCATATCCGAAGCTTCCGCTTTTTGAGAGCTATCCGGCATTGATCCTGGAGTGGCTTCAGACGGCCGGCACCCTGGCGGATATCGATCAGGATGTTGCTCTGCAGTATCTTGAAGCGAGTATTCCGGTCATAAAATCGATTGGTGCAGGACAGTTTACTGCCTGGACCTCTTTCGGAGAAGAGATCGCCAGACTTTCATGGAAAACGGCAAAGGAATACTTCAAGTCAAGCCCTGAGGTCTTTAAAAGGATCGACGCATCTGATCTTGAGCGATGGGCAAGATTAGGGATATATCTCCTTGAGAAAAGCCCAAAGGTCAAGGCGGGATACAACGCTCACAGCATGCTTGCTGCCGGGGCTGCGGCAGGTAAATCAAAGAAGATCGATCTTGCGCTTCAATATTTCAAGTCTGCTCCCCAGATCCTTGCCCGGCTTTCGATGAATGACCTTGAGGAATGGGTGGCAAAGGGGCTTGAAGCAACAGATGTGCAGAAGGACAGGGGTGCGTCGTATTTTTCACTCCAAACCGGGTCGAGCAGGAATGCTGTTGAAGGGTTGGTGAAGGGCCTGGAGCTGAAAGATATCCATACGGTCCTTCGTGCATATGCAGAGGCGCTCGCCGGGAAAAAACTGATGCTGCGTTCGTCCTCGATCTTCTATAAGAACCTCCCCGGACTGAGCAGGTTCTTCTCTGTTACCGACGGCGAACGTATTTTTCTGCCGTCGCGCATAGAGGTCTTTTCCGACGAGGAGCTGAACTTTAAGACATACAAATGGATACTTACCCA
Coding sequences:
- a CDS encoding methyltransferase, coding for MTTMTAKERVMKFLNGEKVDRPPIFSGMGNVIKPVLDKNNIVFSRVHRDPELMAKAAAGMYREFGYECAVVPFDLGVEAEALGAKMNYYDEVEGLLYPTVKEKSVVTVEDIKIPADLKNAGRIPVITGAIKALRRELGNDVAIGTYVLGPFTLAGQVKELDQLFEDSFLEPEKTGKLLEKLSEVVIQVFKIYQEAGADYFTLREMGGTSDVMSPKSFKSLIKPHLVRILSEMPRPSILHICGDTNAIITDMAECGADAVSVDQKNRIAETRQKLGDKAIILGNFDPIKVLHKGAASDVGPAVLDALKNGASAVWPGCDLWPEVPQENMDALMKALKNVQK